Proteins encoded by one window of Corythoichthys intestinalis isolate RoL2023-P3 chromosome 20, ASM3026506v1, whole genome shotgun sequence:
- the trim55b gene encoding tripartite motif-containing protein 55b, which translates to MENLEKQLICPICLEMFTKPVVILPCQHNLCRKCANDVFQASNPYLPTSRSGSLASGGRFKCPSCRHEVILDRHGVYGLQRNLLVENIIDMFKQESGSGSTPAPQHKEAAAPMCDVHKEEKINIYCVTHNVPTCSMCKVFGVHKDCEVQPINSIYQTKKTELNDGIAMMLGNNDRLQGIISQLEEACRAIEENSRRQKNLVCEKFDLLYTILEDKKRDMSVKVTAEQEEKVSYIRGLTRKYGDHLEESCKIVEKGLEIMEEQEMAVFLQNTKPLLKQLAEACSTSHLDKVERGYENMDHFTADFRRERKVLGSIDFLQEEDDDDDEDEDVPAPGAAQVEAAPIVATATSGGSSVPPPAAATAPTNPISAAAKSVASI; encoded by the exons ATGGAGAACCTGGAGAAGCAGCTCATTTGCCCCATATGCCTGGAGATGTTTACAAAACCCGTGGTCATCCTGCCCTGCCAGCACAACCTCTGCAGGAAATGTGCCAACGATGTCTTCCag GCCTCCAACCCGTACCTTCCGACCAGCCGCAGCGGCTCGTTAGCATCTGGCGGCCGCTTTAAATGCCCGTCATGTAGGCACGAGGTCATCCTGGACCGCCACGGTGTCTACGGGTTGCAGCGGAACTTGCTGGTAGAGAACATCATCGACATGTTCAAGCAGGAGTCAGGCAG TGGCAGCACGCCAGCGCCCCAGCATAAGGAGGCGGCAGCGCCTATGTGCGACGTCCATAAAGAGGAGAAGATCAACATCTATTGCGTGACCCACAATGTGCCCACGTGCTCAATGTGTAAGGTGTTCGGGGTGCACAAGGACTGCGAAGTGCAGCCCATCAACAGCATCTATCAGACAAAAAAG ACCGAGCTAAACGACGGTATCGCCATGATGCTAGGCAACAACGACAGGTTGCAAGGCATCATCAGTCAACTGGAGGAGGCCTGTCGCGCCATAGAG GAGAATAGTCGGCGTCAGAAGAATCTCGTGTGTGAGAAGTTCGACCTGCTATACACCATCCTTGAGGACAAGAAGCGCGACATGAGCGTTAAAGTGACGGCAGAGCAGGAAGAGAAGGTCAGCTACATCCGGGGCTTGACCAGAAAGTACGGAGACCACTTGGAGGAGAGCTGCAAGATCGTGGAGAAGGGGCTGGAGATCATGGAGGAGCAAGAAATGGCTGTCTTCCTGCAG AATACAAAGCCTCTCCTCAAACA ACTAGCAGAAGCTTGCAGTACATCCCACCTGGACAAAGTCGAGCGAGGTTACGAGAACATGGATCACTTCACGGCCGACTTCCGGCGAGAGCGCAAGGTCCTGGGCAGCATCGACTTCCTCCAAG AAGAAGACGATGACGATGATGAGGACGAGGATGTACCAGCGCCAGGAGCGGCACAAGTAGAAGCGGCGCCGATTGTCGCAACAGCCACAAGCGGCGGCTCTTCCGTTCCTCCGCCTGCTGCAGCAACCGCACCAACGAATCCCATATCCGCCGCGGCTAAGAGCGTAGCGTCCATCTGA